The Siniperca chuatsi isolate FFG_IHB_CAS linkage group LG12, ASM2008510v1, whole genome shotgun sequence genome has a segment encoding these proteins:
- the zgc:172182 gene encoding coiled-coil domain-containing protein 89 has product MATPQKNAENFMKVEGNTTEHMDSIQKALEKLQSLSLEDTTETGMLRSRIDEQSNLICILKQRADELLLRRQALQRINTELEGRVTDCQKELDVERKKAELLEKRFMDLAANNQAIIAFMDEYKNQNVQLKLENKQLQSENETLFSQKLQDKEVFVQKLMQEIKQLTEKYTNKENEYRDKLAGCQSKLLEQAAQHQAKEASLLDQLHDAQQQHRYAVEMCQDLKLKLQKAEEEHALKEINLKESITSVTKEKDKLLHLSMERGKVIQEKQEEIQQLETKWKEEKKARAKAEDRFEQEAEAVNADLKVKALQSALDESMTKYGKFKKDFEAFKEHSTNLLLQERELNKKLRHLMG; this is encoded by the exons ATGGCAACTCcacagaaaaatgcagaaaacttTATGAAGGTGGAGGGCAACACGACGGAG CATATGGACAGTATTCAGAAGGCACTGGAGAAACTTCAAAGCCTTTCTCTGGAGGATACAACAGAGACAGGGATGCTGCGGTCCAGGATAGATGAACAGTCGAATCTGATCTGCATATTGAAACAGAGAGCAGATGAGCTGCTTCTTCGCCGTCAAGCCCTGCAAAGAATCAATACAGAGCTGGAGGGCCGAGTAACAGACTGCCAGAAAGAACTGGACGtcgaaagaaagaaagcagagcTATTAGAGAAGAGATTTATGGATTTAGCTGCCAACAATCAAGCCATTATTGCTTTCATGGACGAGTACAAAAATCAGAATGTCCAGTTAAAGctggaaaacaaacagctgcagtCAGAAAATGAAACGCTTTTCTCCCAGAAATTACAAGATAAAGAAGTGTTTGTTCAAAAACTGATGCAAGAAATcaaacagctgacagagaaatacacaaataagGAAAATGAATATCG GGATAAATTAGCTGGATGCCAGTCCAAACTCCTGGAACAAGCAGCTCAGCATCAAGCCAAGGAGGCATCACTACTTGATCAACTGCATGATGCTCAGCAACAGCACAGATATGCTGTAGAGATGTGCCAAG ACCTTAAGCTGAAGCTACAAAAGGCTGAAGAAGAGCATGCGTTGAAGGAAATCAACCTGAAAGAAAGCATAACAAGCGTCACCAAAGAGAAGGACAAACTATTGCATCTGTCTATGGAAAGAGGGAAAGTAATACAG GAGAAACAAGAGGAAATCCAGCAGCTGGAGACAAAAtggaaggaagagaaaaaagccCGGGCCAAAGCAGAGGACAG GTTTGAACAGGAAGCAGAAGCGgttaatgcagatttaaaagTGAAGGCTCTCCAGTCCGCTCTTGATGAATCCATGACAAAATATGGGAAGTTCAAAAAG GATTTTGAAGCCTTCAAAGAACACAGCACCAACCTCCTTTTACAAGAAAGGGAGTTAAATAAGAAACTTCGGCATCTGATGGGCTAA
- the col28a2a gene encoding collagen, type XXVIII, alpha 2a isoform X1: MFPSFTSVLLVTALTSVWAQDFYEERKINKKSRAKPLAANIHDGQAILDEDCSLELSFLLDSSESAKDNHEQEKQFAMNMVDRLQGVRLQTGRSLSLRVALLQYSSHVITEQTFRDWRGTENFKTHIAPIIYIGHGTYTTYAITNMTKIYLEESSHGTIKVAVLLTDGISHPRNPDIFSAVANAKNQGIKFFTLGITWAANEPANVAQLRLLASSPASRFLHNLQDKDIVEKIVTEITSLADEGCPLAQRCACEKGEMGPSGPAGKKGRPGEDGAPGLKGHKGEAGLSGLPGREGAEGKPGYKGEKGERGECGTPGIKGDRGPEGSVGTRGLRGLQGLPGPHGDIGPEGPQGKQGERGSVGPPGIQGETGIGLPGPKGDMGFQGRPGPPGPLGVGEPGLPGPQGPQGVQGEKGPQGEGFPGPKGDRGLPGPSGPRGQQGAGIKGERGELGPPGLPGLTGLTGVGIQGEKGIEGPRGPPGVRGLPGEGLPGSKGDQGLPGEQGAPGERGIGEPGPKGEPGSAGLSGLHGLPGEDGAPGQKGEPGLPGLRGPDGAQGIGTQGEKGDQGLRGIRGLHGPPGISGPSGPKGERGIPGQQGLPGLPGRSISGPKGDVGPPGPSGPIGETGHGLPGPKGDRGHLGLPGPVGPKGEGSSGPMGPPGMPGLPGEPGLEGIGIPGPKGDIGFRGLPGLPGPSGEGLQGPPGNVGRSGPPGPTGPPGEGIQGPKGEPGSQGMTGPRGPQGDGFPGAKGDRGLQGERGMKGTKGDLGDPGVPGEGGRPGAKGEPGLTREDIIKLIKEICGCGIKCKERPMELVFVIDSSESVGPENFEIIKDFVTRLVDRTTVGRNATRIGLVLYSLDVHLEFNLARHMSKQDVKQAIRKMPYMGEGTYTGTAIRKATQEAFFSARPGVRKVAIVITDGQTDKREPVKLDIAVREAHAANIEMYALGIVNSSDPTQAEFLRELNLIASDPDSEHMYRIDDFNTLPALESKLVSQFCEDENGALIYNHITNGHWNGNNGHGHGINGNNRHGENTNGYYGYGNNGYAYENHGYGNNGNGYNYQDKIQNQRRTNSRGRGDTFTLPISADPLPVQVVEDDDGEDLDLRAHVRGGNTVAAVNKTTSLSPVREKSSVSSEAVISSSSSSSTSSSSSATSSSTLGSASSLNSNQLQPVVSPVLPEEAPLRDPRCNLSLEQGTCRNYSIRWYYDKQANACAQFWYGGCGGNDNRYETEDECKKTCVIFRTAG; encoded by the exons ATGTTCCCCTCCTTTACGTCTGTGCTGCTGGTCACAGCACTGACCAGTGTCTGGGCCCAAGACTTTTATGAAGAGAGGAAAATTAACAAGAAATCCAGGGCCAAACCGCTGGCTGCAAATATTCATGATGGACAAG CCATTCTAGATGAGGACTGCAGCTTGGAGCTCTCCTTCCTGTTGGACAGCTCTGAGAGTGCCAAGGACAATCATGAGCAGGAAAAGCAGTTTGCTATGAACATGGTGGACAGACTCCAAGGGGTAAGGCTGCAGACCGGCCGCAGCTTGAGCTTGAGGGTGGCTCTGCTGCAGTACAGCAGTCATGTTATCACAGAGCAAACCTTCAGAGACTGGAGGGGCACAGAGAACTTCAAGACCCATATAGCTCCCATCATCTACATCGGGCACGGCACCTACACCACCTACGCCATCACCAATATGACCAAGATCTACCTGGAGGAATCCAGCCATGGTACCATAAAAGTAGCCGTGCTGCTTACAGATGGCATTTCACACCCGAGAAACCCTgacattttctctgctgttgctAATGCCAAGAACCAGGGCATCAAATTCTTCACTTTGGGCATCACCTGGGCAGCCAACGAGCCAGCCAATGTAGCCCAACTCCGTCTACTAGCCAGCTCCCCGGCCTCCCGCTTCCTCCATAATTTACAAGACAAAGACATTGTTGAAAAAATCGTCACTGAGATT ACCAGCTTGGCTGATGAAGGG tgcCCTCTGGCTCAGAGATGTGCTTGTGAGAAAGGAGAGATGGGGCCAAGCGGGCCTGCG GGGAAAAAAGGTCGCCCCGGAGAAGATGGAGCCCCAGGGCTTAAAGGGCACAAG GGTGAAGCAGGACTAAGTGGTCTACCCGGGCGAGAGGGTGCTGAG GGAAAACCAGGTTACAAAGGAGAGAAG GGTGAGAGGGGTGAGTGTGGCACTCCGGGAATCAAAGGAGACCGG GGTCCTGAGGGTTCAGTTGGAACAAGAGGACTTAGAGGTCTGCAG GGGTTACCAGGACCACATGGAGACATTGGACCAGAGGGCCCTCAGGGAAAGCAG GGTGAACGTGGCTCAGTTGGCCCTCCAGGGATTCAGGGGGAAACTGGTATTGGACTTCCTGGACCAAAA GGTGACATGGGATTCCAGGGCCGACCAGGTCCTCCTGGTCCTCTTGGAGTGGGGGAACCCGGCCTTCCT GGACCTCAAGGACCACAAGGTGTTCAAGGGGAAAAAGGACCCCAAGGCGAGGGGTTTCCCGGACCAAAG GGGGATCGGGGGCTCCCTGGACCGAGCGGGCCAAGGGGACAGCAGGGTGCAGGAATCAAAGGAGAAAGG GGTGAATTGGGGCCTCCAGGTCTTCCGGGGCTAACTGGACTGACAGGAGTGGGCATACAGGGAGAGAAG GGAATCGAGGGTCCAAGAGGTCCACCAGGAGTCAGAGGACTTCCAGGAGAGGGTTTACCTGGATCTAAG GGAGACCAAGGTTTACCCGGAGAGCAGGGAGCTCCAGGAGAGAGAGGCATTGGTGAGCCTGGTCCAAAG GGAGAACCAGGATCAGCTGGTTTGAGTGGCCTGCATGGTCTTCCAGGAGAGGATGGAGCTCCAGGACAGAAG GGGGAGCCTGGTTTACCTGGTTTAAGAGGTCCTGATGGAGCACAGGGAATTGGCACTCAAGGGGAGAAG GGTGACCAGGGTCTGAGGGGCATCCGTGGGTTACATGGGCCTCCTGGGATCTCAGGACCCTCTGGGCCAAAG GGTGAACGTGGGATACCAGGCCAGCAGGGCTTGCCAGGGCTGCCGGGACGGTCCATATCAGGTCcaaag GGTGATGTAGGCCCTCCTGGTCCCTCTGGTCCTATTGGGGAAACAGGCCATGGATTACCTGGTCCAAAG GGTGATCGTGGTCATCTGGGTTTACCAGGTCCAGTTGGTCCAAAAGGCGAAGGTAGCTCCGGCCCTATG GGTCCTCCAGGCATGCCAGGCTTACCGGGCGAGCCGGGCCTAGAAGGAATAGGAATTCCTGGTCCTAAG GGTGACATTGGCTTTAGAGGATTGCCAGGTTTGCCTGGCCCATCTGGAGAGGGTTTACAAGGACCACCT ggTAATGTTGGGAGGTCAGGACCTCCTGGTCCAACTGGACCTCCGGGAGAGGGCATTCAAGGCCCAAAG GGTGAGCCAGGATCTCAAGGTATGACTGGGCCTAGAGGGCCTCAAGGAGATGGATTTCCTGGAGCTAAG GGTGATCGTGGATTACAGGGTGAGAGGGGAATGAAAGGTACAAAAGGAGACTTGGGAGATCCCGGAGTCCCTGGTGAAGGG GGGAGGCCAGGAGCAAAAGGAGAACCAGGCCTCACA AGAGAAGACATTATTAAGCTGATCAAAGAAATCTGCG gATGTGGCATCAAGTGCAAAGAAAGACCAATGGAACTTGTGTTCGTCATTGACAGCTCAGAGAGCGTCGGCCCCGAGAACTTTGAAATCATCAAGGACTTTGTCACCAGGTTGGTGGACCGGACCACAGTTGGACGCAACGCCACCAGAATCGGACTGGTCCTCTACAGTCTGGATGTCCATTTGGAGTTCAACTTGGCTCGCCACATGAGCAAACAGGACGTTAAGCAGGCAATCAGAAAAATGCCTTACATGGGTGAGGGCACCTACACTGGTACTGCCATCAGAAAGGCGACTCAGGAGGCTTTCTTCAGTGCTCGGCCTGGAGTCAGAAAAGTAGCCATCGTCATCACCGACGGTCAAACTGACAAACGAGAGCCTGTCAAACTTGACATAGCCGTGAGGGAGGCTCATGCTGCAAACATCGAGATGTACGCCCTGGGGATTGTCAATTCTTCTGATCCTACGCAGGCTGAGTTCCTGCGAGAGCTCAACCTCATTGCCTCTGACCCCGACAGTGAACACATGTACCGTATTGATGACTTCAATACTCTACCAG CACTGGAGTCAAAACTTGTCAGCCAGTTCTGTGAAGATGAAAATGGCGCCCTTATTTACAATCACATTACAAATGGACACTGGAACGGCAACAATGGGCATGGGCATGGTATTAATGGAAACAATAGACATGGAGAGAACACCAATGGATATTATGGCTATGGCAATAATGGTTATGCTTATGAAAACCATGGATATGGGAACAACGGGAATGGTTACAATTACCAAGATAAAATCCAAAATCAAAGACGCACCAACAGCCGAGGCCGAGGAGACACTTTCACGCTGCCCATCAGTGCTGATCCTCTCCCTGTTCAG GTGGtggaagatgatgatggtgaagaTTTAGACCTGAGAGCCCATGTGCGGGGCGGCAATACTGTAGCTGCAGTTAACAAAACAACATCTTTATCGCCTGTGAGAGAAAAAAGCTCCGTCTCCAGTGAGGCAGTcatatcatcatcttcatcGTCGTCCACGTCTTCATCCTCATCTGCAACATCTTCGTCGACACTGGGCTCAGCTTCATCATTAAACTCAAATCAGTTGCAGCCCGTGGTGAGTCCAGTCCTGCCTGAAG AGGCCCCTCTTCGTGATCCCCGCTGTAACCTCAGCTTGGAACAAGGCACCTGCCGAAACTATAGCATCCGCTGGTATTATGACAAGCAGGCTAATGCCTGTGCACAGTTTTGGTATGGAGGCTGTGGTGGAAATGACAACCGTTATGAAACAGAAGATGAATGCAAGAAGACTTGTGTTATATTCAGAACAG CAGGATAA
- the col28a2a gene encoding collagen, type XXVIII, alpha 2a isoform X2, producing the protein MFPSFTSVLLVTALTSVWAQDFYEERKINKKSRAKPLAANIHDGQAILDEDCSLELSFLLDSSESAKDNHEQEKQFAMNMVDRLQGVRLQTGRSLSLRVALLQYSSHVITEQTFRDWRGTENFKTHIAPIIYIGHGTYTTYAITNMTKIYLEESSHGTIKVAVLLTDGISHPRNPDIFSAVANAKNQGIKFFTLGITWAANEPANVAQLRLLASSPASRFLHNLQDKDIVEKIVTEITSLADEGCPLAQRCACEKGEMGPSGPAGKKGRPGEDGAPGLKGHKGEAGLSGLPGREGAEGKPGYKGEKGERGECGTPGIKGDRGPEGSVGTRGLRGLQGLPGPHGDIGPEGPQGKQGERGSVGPPGIQGETGIGLPGPKGDMGFQGRPGPPGPLGVGEPGLPGPQGPQGVQGEKGPQGEGFPGPKGDRGLPGPSGPRGQQGAGIKGERGELGPPGLPGLTGLTGVGIQGEKGIEGPRGPPGVRGLPGEGLPGSKGDQGLPGEQGAPGERGIGEPGPKGEPGSAGLSGLHGLPGEDGAPGQKGEPGLPGLRGPDGAQGIGTQGEKGDQGLRGIRGLHGPPGISGPSGPKGERGIPGQQGLPGLPGRSISGPKGDVGPPGPSGPIGETGHGLPGPKGDRGHLGLPGPVGPKGEGSSGPMGPPGMPGLPGEPGLEGIGIPGPKGDIGFRGLPGLPGPSGEGLQGPPGNVGRSGPPGPTGPPGEGIQGPKGEPGSQGMTGPRGPQGDGFPGAKGDRGLQGERGMKGTKGDLGDPGVPGEGGRPGAKGEPGLTREDIIKLIKEICGCGIKCKERPMELVFVIDSSESVGPENFEIIKDFVTRLVDRTTVGRNATRIGLVLYSLDVHLEFNLARHMSKQDVKQAIRKMPYMGEGTYTGTAIRKATQEAFFSARPGVRKVAIVITDGQTDKREPVKLDIAVREAHAANIEMYALGIVNSSDPTQAEFLRELNLIASDPDSEHMYRIDDFNTLPALESKLVSQFCEDENGALIYNHITNGHWNGNNGHGHGINGNNRHGENTNGYYGYGNNGYAYENHGYGNNGNGYNYQDKIQNQRRTNSRGRGDTFTLPISADPLPVQVVEDDDGEDLDLRAHVRGGNTVAAVNKTTSLSPVREKSSVSSEAVISSSSSSSTSSSSSATSSSTLGSASSLNSNQLQPVVSPVLPEEAPLRDPRCNLSLEQGTCRNYSIRWYYDKQANACAQFWYGGCGGNDNRYETEDECKKTCVIFRTG; encoded by the exons ATGTTCCCCTCCTTTACGTCTGTGCTGCTGGTCACAGCACTGACCAGTGTCTGGGCCCAAGACTTTTATGAAGAGAGGAAAATTAACAAGAAATCCAGGGCCAAACCGCTGGCTGCAAATATTCATGATGGACAAG CCATTCTAGATGAGGACTGCAGCTTGGAGCTCTCCTTCCTGTTGGACAGCTCTGAGAGTGCCAAGGACAATCATGAGCAGGAAAAGCAGTTTGCTATGAACATGGTGGACAGACTCCAAGGGGTAAGGCTGCAGACCGGCCGCAGCTTGAGCTTGAGGGTGGCTCTGCTGCAGTACAGCAGTCATGTTATCACAGAGCAAACCTTCAGAGACTGGAGGGGCACAGAGAACTTCAAGACCCATATAGCTCCCATCATCTACATCGGGCACGGCACCTACACCACCTACGCCATCACCAATATGACCAAGATCTACCTGGAGGAATCCAGCCATGGTACCATAAAAGTAGCCGTGCTGCTTACAGATGGCATTTCACACCCGAGAAACCCTgacattttctctgctgttgctAATGCCAAGAACCAGGGCATCAAATTCTTCACTTTGGGCATCACCTGGGCAGCCAACGAGCCAGCCAATGTAGCCCAACTCCGTCTACTAGCCAGCTCCCCGGCCTCCCGCTTCCTCCATAATTTACAAGACAAAGACATTGTTGAAAAAATCGTCACTGAGATT ACCAGCTTGGCTGATGAAGGG tgcCCTCTGGCTCAGAGATGTGCTTGTGAGAAAGGAGAGATGGGGCCAAGCGGGCCTGCG GGGAAAAAAGGTCGCCCCGGAGAAGATGGAGCCCCAGGGCTTAAAGGGCACAAG GGTGAAGCAGGACTAAGTGGTCTACCCGGGCGAGAGGGTGCTGAG GGAAAACCAGGTTACAAAGGAGAGAAG GGTGAGAGGGGTGAGTGTGGCACTCCGGGAATCAAAGGAGACCGG GGTCCTGAGGGTTCAGTTGGAACAAGAGGACTTAGAGGTCTGCAG GGGTTACCAGGACCACATGGAGACATTGGACCAGAGGGCCCTCAGGGAAAGCAG GGTGAACGTGGCTCAGTTGGCCCTCCAGGGATTCAGGGGGAAACTGGTATTGGACTTCCTGGACCAAAA GGTGACATGGGATTCCAGGGCCGACCAGGTCCTCCTGGTCCTCTTGGAGTGGGGGAACCCGGCCTTCCT GGACCTCAAGGACCACAAGGTGTTCAAGGGGAAAAAGGACCCCAAGGCGAGGGGTTTCCCGGACCAAAG GGGGATCGGGGGCTCCCTGGACCGAGCGGGCCAAGGGGACAGCAGGGTGCAGGAATCAAAGGAGAAAGG GGTGAATTGGGGCCTCCAGGTCTTCCGGGGCTAACTGGACTGACAGGAGTGGGCATACAGGGAGAGAAG GGAATCGAGGGTCCAAGAGGTCCACCAGGAGTCAGAGGACTTCCAGGAGAGGGTTTACCTGGATCTAAG GGAGACCAAGGTTTACCCGGAGAGCAGGGAGCTCCAGGAGAGAGAGGCATTGGTGAGCCTGGTCCAAAG GGAGAACCAGGATCAGCTGGTTTGAGTGGCCTGCATGGTCTTCCAGGAGAGGATGGAGCTCCAGGACAGAAG GGGGAGCCTGGTTTACCTGGTTTAAGAGGTCCTGATGGAGCACAGGGAATTGGCACTCAAGGGGAGAAG GGTGACCAGGGTCTGAGGGGCATCCGTGGGTTACATGGGCCTCCTGGGATCTCAGGACCCTCTGGGCCAAAG GGTGAACGTGGGATACCAGGCCAGCAGGGCTTGCCAGGGCTGCCGGGACGGTCCATATCAGGTCcaaag GGTGATGTAGGCCCTCCTGGTCCCTCTGGTCCTATTGGGGAAACAGGCCATGGATTACCTGGTCCAAAG GGTGATCGTGGTCATCTGGGTTTACCAGGTCCAGTTGGTCCAAAAGGCGAAGGTAGCTCCGGCCCTATG GGTCCTCCAGGCATGCCAGGCTTACCGGGCGAGCCGGGCCTAGAAGGAATAGGAATTCCTGGTCCTAAG GGTGACATTGGCTTTAGAGGATTGCCAGGTTTGCCTGGCCCATCTGGAGAGGGTTTACAAGGACCACCT ggTAATGTTGGGAGGTCAGGACCTCCTGGTCCAACTGGACCTCCGGGAGAGGGCATTCAAGGCCCAAAG GGTGAGCCAGGATCTCAAGGTATGACTGGGCCTAGAGGGCCTCAAGGAGATGGATTTCCTGGAGCTAAG GGTGATCGTGGATTACAGGGTGAGAGGGGAATGAAAGGTACAAAAGGAGACTTGGGAGATCCCGGAGTCCCTGGTGAAGGG GGGAGGCCAGGAGCAAAAGGAGAACCAGGCCTCACA AGAGAAGACATTATTAAGCTGATCAAAGAAATCTGCG gATGTGGCATCAAGTGCAAAGAAAGACCAATGGAACTTGTGTTCGTCATTGACAGCTCAGAGAGCGTCGGCCCCGAGAACTTTGAAATCATCAAGGACTTTGTCACCAGGTTGGTGGACCGGACCACAGTTGGACGCAACGCCACCAGAATCGGACTGGTCCTCTACAGTCTGGATGTCCATTTGGAGTTCAACTTGGCTCGCCACATGAGCAAACAGGACGTTAAGCAGGCAATCAGAAAAATGCCTTACATGGGTGAGGGCACCTACACTGGTACTGCCATCAGAAAGGCGACTCAGGAGGCTTTCTTCAGTGCTCGGCCTGGAGTCAGAAAAGTAGCCATCGTCATCACCGACGGTCAAACTGACAAACGAGAGCCTGTCAAACTTGACATAGCCGTGAGGGAGGCTCATGCTGCAAACATCGAGATGTACGCCCTGGGGATTGTCAATTCTTCTGATCCTACGCAGGCTGAGTTCCTGCGAGAGCTCAACCTCATTGCCTCTGACCCCGACAGTGAACACATGTACCGTATTGATGACTTCAATACTCTACCAG CACTGGAGTCAAAACTTGTCAGCCAGTTCTGTGAAGATGAAAATGGCGCCCTTATTTACAATCACATTACAAATGGACACTGGAACGGCAACAATGGGCATGGGCATGGTATTAATGGAAACAATAGACATGGAGAGAACACCAATGGATATTATGGCTATGGCAATAATGGTTATGCTTATGAAAACCATGGATATGGGAACAACGGGAATGGTTACAATTACCAAGATAAAATCCAAAATCAAAGACGCACCAACAGCCGAGGCCGAGGAGACACTTTCACGCTGCCCATCAGTGCTGATCCTCTCCCTGTTCAG GTGGtggaagatgatgatggtgaagaTTTAGACCTGAGAGCCCATGTGCGGGGCGGCAATACTGTAGCTGCAGTTAACAAAACAACATCTTTATCGCCTGTGAGAGAAAAAAGCTCCGTCTCCAGTGAGGCAGTcatatcatcatcttcatcGTCGTCCACGTCTTCATCCTCATCTGCAACATCTTCGTCGACACTGGGCTCAGCTTCATCATTAAACTCAAATCAGTTGCAGCCCGTGGTGAGTCCAGTCCTGCCTGAAG AGGCCCCTCTTCGTGATCCCCGCTGTAACCTCAGCTTGGAACAAGGCACCTGCCGAAACTATAGCATCCGCTGGTATTATGACAAGCAGGCTAATGCCTGTGCACAGTTTTGGTATGGAGGCTGTGGTGGAAATGACAACCGTTATGAAACAGAAGATGAATGCAAGAAGACTTGTGTTATATTCAGAACAG GATAA
- the LOC122885304 gene encoding ATP synthase subunit beta, mitochondrial-like, giving the protein MLGAVGRCSSGALQVLKPGINSLKTISGRHAALSSSRGYAAPAAQAALANGRIVAVIGAVVDVQFDEGLPPILNALEVAGRESRLVLEVAQHLGESTVRTIAMDGTEGLVRGQQVLDTGAPIRIPVGPETLGRIMNVIGEPIDERGPINTKQTAPIHAEAPEFTDMSVEQEILVTGIKVVDLLAPYAKGGKIGLFGGAGVGKTVLIMELINNVAKAHGGYSVFAGVGERTREGNDLYHEMIESGVINLKDTTSKVALVYGQMNEPPGARARVALTGLTVAEYFRDQEGQDVLLFIDNIFRFTQAGSEVSALLGRIPSAVGYQPTLATDMGTMQERITTTKKGSITSVQAIYVPADDLTDPAPATTFAHLDATTVLSRAIAELGIYPAVDPLDSTSRIMDPNIVGAEHYDVARGVQKILQDYKSLQDIIAILGMDELSEEDKLTVARARKIQRFLSQPFQVAEVFTGHMGKLVPLKETIKGFQSILQGEYDALPEQAFYMVGPIEEVVQKAEKLAEEHS; this is encoded by the exons ATGTTGGGCGCTGTGGGACGGTGCAGCAGTGGGGCTCTGCAGGTTTTGAAACCTGGGATCAACTCTCTGAAGACAATCAGTGGGAGACATGCGGCTCTTTCCTCGA GCAGGGGTTACGCTGCACCAGCTGCTCAGGCAGCACTGGCCAATGGCCGCATAGTGGCTGTGATTGGTGCTGTGGTGGATGTCCAGTTCGATGAAGGCCTGCCTCCTATTCTCAATGCACTGGAGGTGGCTGGCCGTGAGAGCAGGCTGGTGCTTGAGGTGGCGCAGCATCTGG GTGAAAGCACAGTCAGGACGATTGCCATGGATGGCACAGAGGGTCTGGTCCGCGGTCAGCAGGTCCTGGACACCGGGGCCCCCATCAGGATCCCTGTGGGCCCTGAGACCTTGGGCAGGATCATGAATGTCATTGGAGAACCCATTGATGAGAGGGGTCCAATTAACACCAAACA AACTGCTCCTATTCATGCTGAAGCCCCAGAGTTCACAGACATGAGTGTGGAGCAGGAGATCCTGGTCACTGGCATCAAAGTGGTAGATCTGCTGGCACCCTATGCAAAGGGTGGAAAGATTG GTCTGTTTGGCGGTGCTGGTGTTGGCAAGACTGTGCTGATTATGGAGTTGATCAACAATGTGGCCAAGGCTCACGGTGGCTACTCTGTGTTTGCTGGAGTGGGAGAGCGAACCCGTGAGGGAAACGACTTGTACCATGAAATGATTGAGTCTGGTGTCATTAACCTGAAGGACACCACCTCAAAG GTAGCGCTGGTGTACGGTCAAATGAACGAGCCCCCAGGTGCCCGTGCCAGAGTTGCTCTTACCGGTCTGACTGTTGCCGAATACTTCCGTGATCAGGAGGGACAGGACGTGCTTCTCTTTATTGACAACATCTTCAGGTTCACCCAGGCCGGATCAGAG GTGTCTGCCCTGTTGGGTCGTATCCCCTCTGCTGTGGGTTACCAGCCTACCTTGGCCACTGACATGGGAACAATGCAGGAGAGAATTACCACCACCAAGAAGGGCTCCATCACCTCTGTACAA gCTATCTATGTGCCTGCTGATGACTTGACTGACCCTGCTCCTGCCACAACTTTTGCTCACTTGGATGCAACAACTGTGCTGTCCCGTGCTATTGCTGAGCTTGGTATCTATCCTGCTGTGGACCCTCTGGATTCTACCTCCCGCATCATGGACCCCAACATTGTTGGGGCTGAACACTACGATGTTGCTCGTGGTGTGCAGAAGATTCTTCAG GACTACAAATCATTGCAGGACATCATTGCTATCCTGGGTATGGATGAGTTGTCTGAGGAAGATAAGCTGACTGTAGCTCGCGCTCGTAAGATCCAGCGTTTCTTGTCGCAGCCTTTCCAGGTAGCAGAGGTCTTTACTGGCCACATGGGAAAGCTGGTGCCTCTCAAGGAAACAATCAAAGGCTTCCAGAGCATTCTACAAG gTGAATATGATGCCCTGCCAGAGCAGGCTTTCTACATGGTGGGTCCCATTGAAGAAGTAGTCCAAAAGGCTGAGAAACTGGCCGAGGAGCATTCTTAA